A genomic window from Accipiter gentilis chromosome 1, bAccGen1.1, whole genome shotgun sequence includes:
- the LOC126041291 gene encoding aryl hydrocarbon receptor-like, which translates to MYAGRKRKKPVPKSPKPPPPEGVKSNPSKRHRDRLNQELNKLTGLLPFPEDVRTRLDKLSILRLAVGYLKVKSYLMATATDVGDSVLDQLGAPGGNRRMDLQVDRELFPEGELLLQALNGFVIAVTGDGYIFYISPTVQDYLGFHQSDLIYQSVYELIHADDRAAFRRQLHRAPASGSTQHAADAFPTDQPPLGECSTRSSPQYLHPEKTSVERNFTCRFRCLLDNSSGFLALNFHGRLKCLLGQQKSASERSPLALFAIATLLQPLSILELQTKMLIFQTKHKLDFTPMACDSRGKVVLGYTETELCRRGSGYQFVHAADMMHCAENHVRMMKTGESGLTVFRLLTKKGGWVWVQANARLVYKGGKPDCIIARQRALSNEEGEEHLRKRKLQLPFSFATGEAVLYGNDLPEFLDSFQTKEELQTQGNSHSKQCSVDPNSLLGAMMKQDASIYISHADNVPQFSLPDLLAEPDGLSQNEEVDDAKEDSDSLLVVIKTLFEKSKVDGNICQTLQSLNVDNAELQQWEEALLSLGAEEELPAQEVGERLGTEVTSYVEQMLLREGAGKSMDFLHCSASPCNEENSAVAHFQHCWAANSVFQAPPQPQASGAQGQDAVVSLVSITSEVSSAQPEQQVPFNPAGLVGGTVLDVLVSSSKSSVALQLGNPGQVLQAEVTTSAPVDNTVPNDQSQPGCKLVGSSCPPPLHPHTLVTRWHNVPAQANPANALGQSASPGGCPSEAWMAIAPKQLEAAGPHLESQTLLACSPETPPAAGLWLVPSQPAPCPAQGSQGSSFSGAGDLRDEEAALPAQASAPLGVSQLPGDGGFPKQPLIPHLEPSFSWEGEQAVLQEDKWFVQCQPWVLQAGATPQRCDGAGLVQHGGLLLGSSMGPSTHQMDHVVLPECQYGNSLFKHDSNLFRHASKISLPQQLGALPCPSESHPGAPCSSLGSVLRCSAALPVKVGAGTLPSSERGPGFPSVSFAGGQPLCACEVQLKVRCEGCRT; encoded by the exons CCACAGCTACGGACGTTGGTGACTCTGTGCTGGATCAGCTCGGAGCCCCAGGAGGGAACAGACGAATGGACCTGCAGGTTGACAGAGAGCTGTTTCCTGAGGGAGAACTGCTGCTCCAG GCACTCAATGGATTTGTCATTGCCGTGACTGGAGATGGCTACATCTTCTACATCTCCCCTACTGTGCAGGACTACCTGGGCTTTCATCAG TCAGATCTCATCTACCAGAGCGTGTACGAGCTGATCCATGCGGATGACAGAGCTGCCTTCCGCCGCCAGCTGCACAGGGCCCCGGCGTCTGGCAGCACCCAGCATGCTGCCGATG CCTTTCCCACTGACCAGCCACCGCTAGGTGAATGCAGCACCAGGTCCAGTCCACAGTACCTCCACCCCGAGAAGACCTCTGTGGAGAGGAACTTCACCTGCCGCTTCCGCTGCTTGCTGGATAACTCATCAGGATTTCTG GCCTTGAATTTCCATGGGCGCTTGAAATGCCTTCTTGGGCAGCAGAAGTCAGCATCGGAAAGGTCCCCGCTTGCTCTCTTTGCCATTGCAACTCTCCTTCAGCCGCTCTCCATCCTGGAGCTTCAGACCAAGATGCTGATCTTCCAGACAAAGCACAAGCTGGACTTCACTCCCATGGCCTGTGATTCCCG GGGGAAGGTTGTCCTGGGGTACACGGAAACGGAGCTGTGCAGGAGGGGGTCGGGGTACCAGTTTGTGCACGCGGCCGACATGATGCACTGCGCGGAGAACCATGTGAGAA tgatgAAGACAGGGGAGAGCGGGCTGACTGTTTTCCGGCTGCTGACCAAGAAGGGTGGCTGGGTGTGGGTGCAGGCCAATGCCCGGCTGGTGTACAAAGGGGGCAAGCCCGACTGCATCATTGCCCGGCAGCGAGCCCTGTC GAATGAAGAAGGGGAGGAACATCTGCGGAAGAGAAAGCTGCAGCTGCCTTTTAGCTTTGCTACAGGGGAAGCAGTCTTGTACGGGAATGACCTTCCTGAGTTCCTGGACTCCTTCCAGACTAAGGAGGAGTTGCAGACACAAGGAAACTCCCACTCGAAGCAGTGCTCGGTAGACCCCAACTCTCTTCTTGGGGCCATGATGAAGCAGGATGCATCCATATACATCTCCCATGCTGATAATGTGCCTCAGTTCTCCTTGCCAGATCTCCTCGCTGAGCCCGATGGACTCAGCCAGAATGAGGAAGTTGATGATGCCAAGGAGGACAGCGACTCCCTCCTGGTCGTTATCAAAACCCTCTTTGAGAAAAGCAAAGTGGATGGAAACATCTGCCAGACCCTCCAGAGCCTCAACGTGGACAACgcagagctgcagcagtgggAGGAGGCTCTGCTCAGTTTGGGTGCAGAGGAGGAGCTGCCAGCTCAGGAGGTTGGCGAGAGGCTGGGCACTGAGGTGACATCCTACGTGGAGCAGATGCTGCTCAGGGAGGGTGCTGGGAAGAGCATGGACTTTCTGCACTGCAGTGCATCACCCTGCAATGAGGAAAACAGTGCTGTGGCTCATTTCCAGCACTGCTGGGCAGCTAATTCAGTGTTTCAAGCTCCACCACAGCCCCAGGCATCTGGTGCGcaaggccaggatgctgttgtcTCTCTAGTCTCCATTACATCCGAGGTCAGCTCTGCTCAACCAGAACAGCAGGTCCCATTTAATCCAGCTGGGCTGGTGGGAGGGACAGTTCTGGATGTCCTGGTCTCCAGCAGCAAGTCCTCTGTAGCACTTCAGCTGGGAAATCCAGGACAAGTGCTTCAAGCAGAAGTTACCACCTCTGCTCCTGTAGATAACACTGTTCCTAATGATCAGAGCCAGCCTGGGTGCAAGTTGGTGGGGTCAAGCTGCCCACCTCCGTTACACCCACACACACTAGTGACTCGGTGGCACAATGTCCCAGCCCAGGCAAACCCAGCCAATGCTTTAGGTCAGAGCGCCTCTCCTGGAGGTTGCCCATCAGAGGCTTGGATGGCCATAGCTCCAAAACAGCTGGAAGCTGCAGGACCGCATCTGGAGTCACAAACTCTCCTGGCTTGCAGCCCTGAGACCCCCCCAGCGGCTGGGCTGTGGTTGGTGCCCTCCCAGCCTGCTCCTTGCCCTGCACAAGGCTCGCAAGGGTCCTCGTTCTCTGGGGCTGGGGACCTCCGTGATGAGGAGGCTGCTCTCCCTGCACAAGCATCAGCACCCTTAGGAGTCAGCCAGCTGCCAGGGGATGGTGGCTTCCCTAAACAGCCCCTAATACCCCACCTAGAGCCCAGCTTTTCCTGGGAAGGGGAGCAGGCAGTGCTCCAAGAGGACAAGTGGTTTGTGCAGTGCCAGCCATGGGTCCTGCAGGCTGGGGCAACTCCTCAGAGATGCGATGGGGCAGGTCTGGTGCAACACGGTGGACTCCTGCTGGGGTCCAGCATGGGTCCTAGCACCCACCAGATGGACCACGTTGTGCTGCCTGAGTGCCAGTATGGAAATAGCCTTTTTAAACATGACAGCAACCTTTTTAGGCATGCTTCTAAAAtatcccttccccagcagctgggtGCTTTGCCTTGCCCTAGCGAGAGCCACCCTGGAGCACCATGTTCCTCGCTGGGCTCGGTTTTGAGGTGCTCAGCAGCTCTCCCTGTGAAGGTGGGTGCAGGAACACTGCCATCCTCCGAGCGGGGCCCTGGCTTCCCATCAGTGTCCTTTGCAGGTGGGCAGCCGCTCTGTGCCTGCGAGGTCCAGCTCAAGGTGAGGTGCGAGGGTTGCAGGACCTGA